The nucleotide sequence GAGGATATCCCATGCTTCTTTTGCTGTTTCGCAACCCTAAATCAAATCGAACTGCTTCCTCCCAACACTGCAATGAATTGCACTTAATGCTCGTGAGTTATATTTCgatttcttttgttcttcatcagtCCATTCTGATTTGGGCTTTGGAATTCTCTTTCCTGATTCATCTTTGATCGTAGGTTCTTCCCACTTTTCCAGAACAGTTTTCCACGCAAGTCGATCAATGCCTCCTATTATGGACTTGATCCTTGACTTCCAAAATCCATAATTTCCATCATCCAAAACCACCTTATTGTTGTTGATCAGATCTCCGTAGCTCTCCATCTTGTCCGCAGGAACTCACCCGTAATATTCTGAACAAGtgccgctctgataccaattaaAAGTATGAGAACTTGTGATCTAATCAATGTAACAAAGGTTTCTTTTAAACTTCTCTTTGAttgatagaaaatctgtttacaagtttgttctaaacaattttctaatctctcaagACTCTCTAAAAGAACCCTCACGCTCTCTCTAAGTTCTTAGctcttcttatttcttaaaGACTGAAACTTAGAAGCTAGGTtaactttttcttgtttgtgctaAAGCTTACAATCAGCCTTAGcaccctatttatagaactagaCTTTTGCCACACAGGAGGCAAACTGCatattctaatcctaataggaattggacaatttcctttttcttcatgCTTTAGGAAATTTCCCTCTTTCTCcatgtttacattcctattgtaaacatgaagctcTTTAATCTTCCAGAAACTTCTTGGGCCTTCTAATCCTGTGTAAATCTTCCAGCTTGATAAACGCCGACATAAATAACCTGACACTCTGTTTTTATACTAATACTGAGTTcttctgaagtagttcatcCTCTTGTTCAAATGTCACATCTTCAGTTTTTACTATGTTCACCCACACCATAAATTCGAACtccttttatttaaaatcatagaaaacaaTCGTTCTCATACgatatttatacaaattttcttatatacgAGCAGAAATGGAGAGGCAAAGTCAAAGGGCTTGTAATTCAACAGCGTCCTAGTTAGTGGAGACCACGTTAGAACGTAGTGGCCGAAGCCGATGTGGTAATCACGTAATTTATGGCCAACGTTAGGGGTGAGAACATTTGCCACGAACGTAGAAAGACAAACTTACTCACAATAACCGTTGTTACTActattacccaaaaaaaaaaagaaaaaaaaaagcctcatgttttttaagaaacataattaaatttcaatttgcgcatataatatacttaaatttaaaaagttattctTTCAGACTTTATTTGTCAAATAAAACCGAAAACAAATATcataagagaaaaaacaaattatacaatttaATGTACTTATGTACACacattttctaattaaaaaaaaaaacattcacacattttacaaattgtttacGTAAAACAAGTTAAACATTCCCTTTTAATCCTCGTATAGACAAGTATTTAATATCAATAACACTTGAGACGTTTTCGTTTTCTCCACAACCGCACTTTTACTTCTCTTCCCTTCTCTCCGGCCAAAATAACCGCCCATAAACAATGCTCCGGCTAAGCAACGCCGCTGTAATAACAACCAATGCAATCCTCGCATTGATCGGCCTCGCAACTCTATCTTTCTCCATCTACGTCTTCGTTCACGGTCCATCACAGTGTCAACGCTTCGTTCAAAACCCTCTCATCGTCACAGCGACTCTCCTATTCTTCATCTCTTCCTTAGGTCTTATCGCTGCACTCTACGGTAGccacatcatcatcactctctacctttttttcctcttcctctccatCCTTCTTCTCCTTGCCCTCTCTGTCTTCATCTTCCTTGTCACCAATCCCACCGCCGGAAAAGCATTTTCCGGCAAAGGAATAGGTCATGCCAAGACCGGAGATCTCCAAAACTGGATCGGGAACCATTTCCTTCGAGGGAAGAACTGGGAAGGGATCACCAAATGTTTGTCTGATTCTAGGGTTTGTAAGAGGTTTGGTCCACAAGACGTTGACTTCGACTCCAAACATCTCTCGAACGTGCAGGTATGTGTATATACATTTCCATGTTTGCAAACTAGACAACAATCTATCAGCGGTTCTTATTTAACAATGTTTTAAAAacggtttttatttttatttttctttcgtttAGTTTGGTTGTTGTCGACCTCCCATAGAATGTGGGTTCGAATCAAAAAATGCCACGTTCTGGACTGTTCCGGAGACAGCGACTGTGGCGATGGTAGGGGATTGTAAAGCATGGAGTAACACTCAGAGCCAGTTATGTTACGCGTGTGAGTCGTGTAAGGTTGGAGTTTTAAAAGGGGTAAGAAAAAGATGGAGGATTCTTCTCttgtttaatcttcttctcatACTTCTCGTCGTGCTTCTTTACTCATGCGGCTGCTGTGTCAGAAACAACAATCGTGTTCCATGGAAGCGCCGGTTCCTCTAAAACTCCTTCcactttaatttgtttcctaattaatttattatttcttcaatttttattttgaatattaattagTTGGTGTGATGTTTCTTCTAGTGAAATATAATTGTCTTTGTTATGAATATTGGTTTGACAAAAATAGGTTTTGGTTATGTTAATGTGTGAACAGTGAATGCAATGGGAGGAACCTTCATAATATGTGAGCCTTGCATAATAGACAGCATATTTCAATGTattctaattaataatataattcacgTTTGCTCACACATTTGAGATTGGAtacaaataaatagaaaaaagagTTACATATGTATGTGAATTAATTAACACGTAAAATTGGTTGTGAAGGAGGAAAGAGGCACTTAAAGCAAAAACATTGTTTGAAGATACATTGCCTGATTATACAGTCCGAACAAATCTTGTGGCAACTGTCGTAGTCGGTGACAAGCCCTCCACGTTCTTTTATGGCATCTCTCACTTCTTCACTTAATCTCGTCCTTCTTTCTGATGCTTTATTAGCTACCCACACCTAAGgatatttattcatatataactACATATGGGTATTATTCAAAATTGTTCTTCAATATGTTTGCATATCTAGGAACTGATGAATGGCTCTAGTCTAGAAAAAATGTTTAGAAACGACTAGAGAAGTCTTTAACAACACGAGGAATCATGGTGTTTAAATATTGACcgattgaattttttaaaaaattgatattataatagtTGACTGATATGGACTCACACGAAAGAGACAACAGAATGGGGAGAATACTACTTTGCTCAACACCGTTTCCTCCATTATGTTGATTCctgtatctttctttttttcttgtataatgTAAAGGTAATTTTGATTCATCCTGTACATGAGTATATGATACATAAATATCGTAACGGCAAGCAAGAGATTTGGAAGATTCGTATACACAATTGAGCTGATCGATTTTGACGTCGAATTTACATAGTTGGAAGAAAATTCTTGGTTTGACTAGCCAGGTTTACATCAATataaacttgtatatataaacaGGTTTCTGATTGTTCTTTCAATGAAAGACTTGAGAGTTTCCAGTAAACAAGGAAGAAAGTAGACCCgaattatatgtaaaaatatgcattttaggagatttgaatCTATAACCTTGAACATTTAAAGGTGAATctttaaccattttgccactttaGTTTTTCTGTCCtaagaaaaaatgttaaatatttatatatatataagttttctaaaatttataaaaaaataaaaattagtttttttttttattatggttCGATTGAGTTTGGGTATACCCGAACCCAAACCCGAAAGTATAGaaaacccgaacgggttctatatgtctaaatccgaaaacccacacccgaacccgaatgcccagggctagaAGAAAGTATCTATTCATTCATACGTTTTATTAATCCGGTGAGACTGAATGGTAGGCCTTGGAAATACCCATCACTCAGTTTTACTGTATTGCTCGAAAAGTTCAGAACAAATGTGAATCGAGAAATAGACCCCAGGATTCAATGACCgaattattttatgtttcactCATAAAGTCATAATGATAGAACTTTGATTACTCGTCAAAGTTTGAGAGGAAAGTAGAAACTGAAATCTTTCTTGAAGGGTTAGTTACTTTGGAACCCGATGGATTTTTTAAGAGAATgagaaatcaatcaaacacTTAACAACTTCACTAATAATCCCAAAGCAACGTTCTGTAAATGTTGTgggcaaaagaacaaaaagtgtCTGGATGAAACCGCAACTTACTTGAGGAAAgtacaagaaagaaacaaaaacacataagcGACCAGTGATGTTAGGAGCTCGAGTGTCCATGTCGGGTGAAGGAGTAAAGTCGGAATCATGGGAATGATTAGTGAACCGCAGAACCACCCAGCCGCTAATGCTCCAATTCTGCaatcacaaaaaccaaacagaTCATGAAATAACCAGTGACctttgagttttttatttcaGCAAATTTGATAGGGCCAGGAGTTTTACCCGATTAGACAAGCTCTCCCCAAGCTCTTTGTCTTCTCATTCAGGAAATATATGCACGCAGCCAATGATACCGCCACCTACAAGTCCAGCCAAAGAAATCAGAAACCAGTATATGCAAAacagaataagaagagaaactCATCAACTTTATCTAGGGGTCAAATAGTTTATCCTGTGCTAAGGTATCTAATACATAGATTAGCTGATCAGATCATGCTACACTAGATTgtataataaaaagattattaaGGCCATAGTATAAGTAGTAGCAAACCTGAAACGCAGGACCGCCTTCTGCTGAGTTCATGATACTCCAACCACCCATGAAGGCAAAGAGGAAAAGTCTTCTGAATATAGTATCCATGGGAGgcatttcaacaaaatcaagaagagcCTTGAGCCACGGAGGAGATTCGTCAACTTTCTTCTTCAACCTAGTTTTAAGATTGATCTTAGTCTTCTTCCTTTTAATAAAACTAGACATTAGAAGCTTCTCAAAGGCCCCTTCTATAGATTCTTCGCTTCTCTCATGTCCAGCGTACTGCTGTAAGAGAAAGTTACGAGAAGCCCAGATTTCTTCCTCTGAAGCATATGGACTAACTCCTAAACGTTTGTACGGGTCCCAAACTCTGGTCCGAGGAAACGTGGGGACATTGCCTATACAACAAAGTCATTCAGATACATGAGCGACAACTAGAAAAGCTCAAAGCTTGAGAAAGTGAACTCTACACCAAATCATTCGAATTGTTCCATcaaaaaagatgagattttttggATAAGAAAGTACTAAATCCTAATCGAAACTGACTAAATTGAGGGAGAAGAGAAGACAATACCTCCATACGAAGAATCAAGGGTGCACTTAACGCTTGTGAAGCTTCTTGGAGCATTCCGAAATGGTAAGAGCGATGACTTATTGAAATTTCGTACGAgagaactgaaaaaaaaatcagaaaacaacGATTACATAAGCTCTTAGGAAATCAATTCCTGGGACTTATAGAgacaaaccctaaaattttcCGGCTATGACTGGAACGAAACACCAGCTAATTGCGACGAGTTAATTCAAAATCCCTAAGAAAAGAcgaagagggagagagagaaagagagtaagATTACAGCTTTGATGGAGCGATGAACGGAGAAGATACAGTAGTAccggagagaagaagagacgaagacaTGGTGGTTCCTCCGCCGGACCAACCCGACGCCGATTTTGAGCTTAGGCTTCAGCTTTAGATGGCGACGTTTTGTGTATATGAAAAGTGAAGATAAGCGTTGCTATCTTGCACCGCCTCGCGTACATTAGTGAACCACTCCTCATCTTTCAGATTTTACGTTTATGTCCATGTATTTAGTAAATTTTCGTATCAACCCCTAAAATTTCCCAAATAGATAATATGACACATCTTAACTGATCACCAACCCACAAGTCAGATTTTTTATATGTTGCGTTTTGGATGCAAATCGTATTTAATCTTCTTCCATTCACTTTGAATGATACAACATTATGGTGCTTTGTTAcaatataaagttttaaacagAGGAACAGATTTGACATTAAGGGGCAAGGATCTCATTACATGTATATACACAGTAATATCCTCTCTTTATTTATGTGAATTGAGAATCATTTATTATTGATACAGACAATACATGGAATGTGGATTTTACAGCAAAGACTACAAATGTGGTATTTATGTGAATTGGCAAACCAACAATTGGTATTGGAGACCAGTTGCCTCTCATAGCTTTGAGTTTAGTACACCGGTCTGAGTAAGCTGTTGCCTTAGAACTCTTCTCATAACCTTATTTGTTGCCGTCCTCGGTAAAGAAGGCAGAGTCACAACAGATGATACCTGTCAAAtgtaaaaacacacacattagTCCGGCTACTGTATGAAATCTGAAACCACAAACAACTTATGAACTCtcttat is from Camelina sativa cultivar DH55 chromosome 20, Cs, whole genome shotgun sequence and encodes:
- the LOC104770654 gene encoding tetraspanin-12 — translated: MLRLSNAAVITTNAILALIGLATLSFSIYVFVHGPSQCQRFVQNPLIVTATLLFFISSLGLIAALYGSHIIITLYLFFLFLSILLLLALSVFIFLVTNPTAGKAFSGKGIGHAKTGDLQNWIGNHFLRGKNWEGITKCLSDSRVCKRFGPQDVDFDSKHLSNVQFGCCRPPIECGFESKNATFWTVPETATVAMVGDCKAWSNTQSQLCYACESCKVGVLKGVRKRWRILLLFNLLLILLVVLLYSCGCCVRNNNRVPWKRRFL
- the LOC109124582 gene encoding protein CHAPERONE-LIKE PROTEIN OF POR1, chloroplastic, giving the protein MSSSLLLSGTTVSSPFIAPSKLSLVRNFNKSSLLPFRNAPRSFTSVKCTLDSSYGGNVPTFPRTRVWDPYKRLGVSPYASEEEIWASRNFLLQQYAGHERSEESIEGAFEKLLMSSFIKRKKTKINLKTRLKKKVDESPPWLKALLDFVEMPPMDTIFRRLFLFAFMGGWSIMNSAEGGPAFQVAVSLAACIYFLNEKTKSLGRACLIGIGALAAGWFCGSLIIPMIPTLLLHPTWTLELLTSLVAYVFLFLSCTFLK